The DNA sequence CGGGCAGGAGGGGCTCGACTTCCTGTACCGGCGCAACGGTTTCGAGAACGCACCGCGTCCCGACCTGATCCTGCTCGACCTGAACCTGCCGAAGTACGACGGCCGGCAGCTGCTCGAGACGGTGAAATCCGATCCGGACCTCAACCACATCCCGGTCGTCGTGCTGACGACGTCCTCCGCCGAGGAGGACATCCTGCGCAGCTACAAACTGCACGCCAACGCCTACGTCACCAAGCCGGTCGACCTCGACCAGTTCATGAATGCGGTCCGCCAGATCGACGAGTTCTTCGTGCAGGTCGTCCGTCTGCCGCAGAACTGACGATCAGCCGATGAGTTCTGCGGCGTCGACGCGCGAATACGCCCCCGGCCGGTCACTCGACCTCTACGGTGATCCCGCCGCTCCCGTGGTGCTGCTGTGGCACGGCATGCAGACCGATTCACGCACGGCGGTGCGTCCGCTGGCCGAACGTATCGCCGGGCACGGCTTCTCCGTGGTGGCACCCGATTGGGATTCCCACGCCGCCGACAACGGGCGGTCCGACCTGCTCGCCTCGGCGCGGTTCGCCTCCGAGCAACCGGGCGCGGTCGACGGCCTGGTCGTGGTCGGATGGTCGCTCGGTGGGGCCGCCGCCGCGGGCCTGGCGTTCGGTGCCGCCGACTACCGGGTGCGGGTCGCGCACACGGTGTGTCTGGCCGGTGCCTTCATGGCAGCCAACCCGTTGACCGGCGAGCCGCTGACTCCCGGCCGTGCCCCCGGCGGCCAGGCGACGATGACGCTCGTGCACGGCAGCGCCGACGACGTCATCCCGGTGTCGGTCGGACGTGACTTCGCGGTGGAGGCGGGCGGCGCGGGCTGGCTCGTGCAGTACATCGAACTCGCGGCCGATCACGCCAACATCGTCGGGGCCCGCCACGACGCGGCCGCCGACCGCTACGAACCGGCCGACGACCCCGCGAGTCTGGCGGTCGCCGCGGAAGTGGCCAGTGTGGTCGCGCGCTCCGCCCCGCGGTGACGGCGCGTCACCGCGTTTGCTCGAGTCCGCTCTTGAGGTCGGACAGTTTACGCGGCCAAACCCTTGAGATGGCTTCGCGCACAACGCGATCGGCTCCGAAGCCGTCGTGTGCGACGGTGAGCTCGACCTGCTCCCCCGCCGGCTCGATGTCGAACGACAGGTGTGAGCGCGACGAGCGAGCCGCCCGTTCGACTTCGGTGGGATCGGCGCCGCCCGTCATCGACGGCACGGACACCGGGAACACCAGCGACAGCCGACGGTACGGGTCCACGTCGACGACCACCTGATCGACGTCGGCGATCTCCACATCCCCGTCGATCCACGTGTACGCCGCACCCTTCTGCCATGTCGAGATCAGCGCATGGCCCATGTGGCGGCGGGAGAACTCCGGGCCGGTGATCGCCTGCCACAGCCGCTCCGGTGTCGTCCTGATGTAGATCGGGTAGACGAAGGCGTCGGGGTCCGGCTCCGGCATCGGGCGCCGCGCGGTCGACGGGGGCGGCTCCGGGCGGGGGCGGTGGTACTGGCGGATCCACCGGTCGAAGAGCGCATCGATCGGCTGGGTGTCGAGATGGTGGAGTTTGTGCCTGCCGTGCCGGACCGTCGTCACCAGACCGGCCGCCTCCAGCACGGCGAGGTGCTTGCTCACCGATTGACGCGTCATCTCGACGACCGCGCACAGTTCTCCGAGGGTCTGCCCGTCCCGGAGATTGAGGGTGTCGAGCAGGCGGCGGCGATTCGGGTCGGCGAGCGCTCGGAACACCTCGTCCATCAGAGATCCCTCTCATGCAGCCGTACGGTTGCCTGAGCCAGGATATGCAGCCGTGCGGCTGCGAGAAGCGCCGGGGGTGCACCCACGCCCGACGAGACGGCGCCGTCATTTGCCATCATCGTCACGCCCGTACGCGTATGCACTGGTGAGCGGCCGTCCGTCGGATCCCGCCGCCACGGCGCGGGCGACGCTGAGCGCGCGCAGTGGAGGCATCAGTGCACGTCATGCGGTCCAAGATGGTGTGACGTGGGGCATGGCCCGTAGGAAGCGTGAACGCGCTCATAGGTTTTGAGAGGCGCCGAACCCTCTGTTACCGTCCGCCGTCATGTTTGCTCTCGTCACGTTGATGTCACTGGTCAACTCGGTCTCGGGCACCCCGTACGTCTCCGGTGGGGACAGCCCCGCGGGGACGGACTGCTCGGGTCTGGCCTCCTGGGTCAGCAATGCGGCGACCGGTCGGCCCGTCTACGGCGACCGGTTCACCACCGCCAACATGGAAGGCGAACTGCTGGCCCGCGGGTTCCAGCACGGGTCACAACCCGGCGCCCTGGTGATCGGCTGGAACAGCGGACATGCGGCGGTCACCCTGCCCGACGGCACGCCGGTGTCCTCGGGCGAGGGTGGCAGCGGCGTCAAGGTGGGCGGCGGCGGAGCCCACCAACCGCAGTTCACCAACCGGATGTTCCTGCCCGCCCCGCCGGAAGCGCCCGTACCCGCCCAACCGCCGCTCAACGTACTGCCGCCTCCGCCAGGGGCCCCGCTCCCGCCTCCACCCGCGGCGCCGCTCCCGCCGCCGCCCGGGGCGCCGCTCCCGCCGCCGCCCGGGGCGCCGGTTCCACCGCCGCCGATAGCAGTGTGACCGCGGACCCGGTGTGACAATCTGCTCGGATGCAGCTCCCCCGCCCTAATCCGGATCTGCCACATCTCGCTGACGTCGTCCCCTCGGTCCTGGCCGCCATGGACGTGCTCGGCTTCGAGGCCGCCATCGACCTGCCGACCGAGATCGGCTCGGCCTGCGTCCTGCTCATCGACGGCCTCGGCGCCGACCTGCTCGACCGGCACGCCGACGACGCGCCGGTGCTCAGCGGTCTGCGCGGCCGCACACTGCAGGTCGGGTTCCCGTCGACCACCGTCGCGAGCCTGGCTGCCGTCGGAACCGGATGCCGATCCGGGGCGCACGGCATGGTCGGCTACACGTTCCGACTGCCCGGCACCGGTGTGGTCAATCCGCTGCGTTGGCGTCCGCACCCCTGGGGCGACGACATGCGCGAGACCGTGCCGCCGGAGGTCGTGCAGCCGATGCCGACGACCTTCGAACGCGCCGCCGCGGCCGGTGTCGCCGTCAACGTCGTGTCCAACGCGGAGTTCAGCGGATCCGGCATGACCCGCGCGGTGCTGCGCGGCGGCCGCTTCGTCGGAGTGCACGGCCTCGGCGACCTCGCCGCATCGGTGCGCGGCGTGTTGGCCGAGGGCGGCTTCTGTTACGGCTACCACGGCGACCTGGACCTGCTCGGGCACCTCTACGGCCCGGGCTCGACGGCGTGGCGGATGCAGTTGCGTCAGGTCGACCGGCTGGTCGAATCCGTCGTCACCGCACTGCCGCCCGGCGCGCTGCTGGCCGTGGTGGCCGACCACGGCATGGTGACGGTCGACCCCGACCGCGTACTCGATCTCGATCAGTGCCCGCCACTGTTGGACGGGGTTGACGCCGTCGCCGGCGAAGCACGCGCCCGCTACGTCTACACCGCCGGCGGAGCGACCGAAACGGTGTTGGCGGCCTGGCGGGAGACCCTGGGTGATCGGGCATGGGTCGTCGACCGGGAAGAGGCCGTCGACGCCGGCTGGTTCGGTCCCCACGTCGCCGACGAGACGAGGCGCCGGATCGGTGACATCGTGGTCGCCGCGAGGGATTCCGCGGCGCTGGTGCGGCGCACCGCCGAACCGATGGAGTCCGCGCTGCGGGGCCAGCACGGCTCGCTCACCGATCTCGAGCAGCGGGTGCCCCTGCTGGTCGCCCACGCCTGACGGGGTGTGATTCCCGCATCGCGCGGGTACGCCCGCACCGATGCAGACCTTCCTGCCCTGCGAGGATTTCGACGCCAGCGCCGCGGTGCTCGACGTACGTCGCCTCGGTAAGCAGCGGGTCGAGGTGATCCAGGTGCTGCGCGCGCTGACGGTGCCGGGTTACGGATGGCGCCACCACCCCGCCGCCGCGATGTGGGCGGGCTATGAAGAAGCGCTGGTGCGCTACGGACTTCAGGTCTGCGCCCACTGGTGTCGGGGCGGTCGGGCCGACACGTGCGCGACCACGCTGGTCACGGACCTCGGCGCCACCGTCGGTATCGACAGTGTCCGCTTCCAGGCCGAACTCGGCGCCGCCGGCGAACTGCCGCCCTGGCTGGGTGACCGCGATTTCCACCGCAGCCATCAGGCCGCACTGGTGAAGAAGGATCCCGACCACTACCGGCCGTTGTTCCCCGACGTGCCCGACGACCTGCCGTACGTGTGGCCGGCGTCGGACCGCGACCGCCGAATACCGATCTGAACGCGGGCAGCGATAACCTCGTCGCCGTGCTCGTGCTGCTTCCGCCGTCGGAGACCAAACGCGCAGGCGGAGACGGCCCGCCGCTGCGCCACGATCTGCTGTCCTTCCCCGAACTGGAGCCGGTGCGCAAGGCGCTGGTCGACGAACTCGTCGATCTGTCGGCGGACCGCGAGGCCAGCCGCGCGGCGCTCGGCCTGTCGCCGAAGCAGGATGCGGAGATCGAACGCAACGCTGCGCTGCACACCGCGCCCACGATGCCCGCGATCGACCGCTACACCGGAGTGCTCTACGACGCCCTCGACATCGGCTCCCTGCGCGGTGCTACGGCGGCACGGGCGCGGCAGCGGCTGGCGGTCGGATCGGCGCTGTTCGGACTGGTCCGCGCCGACGACCCGGTGCCCGCCTACCGGTTGTCGGCGACGTCGAAGCTGCCTGGCGGTGGCTCGTTGACCGGGCGGTGGCGCCCGGTGCTCGAACCGGTGCTGGCGGCGATCGCCGAACACGAGCTCGTCGTGGATCTGCGGTCGGGCTCCTATGCCGCACTCGGCCGGTTGCCCGCCGCGGTCGGCGTCGACGTGCTGGCAGAACACCCCGACGGCAGGCGGACCGTGGTGAGCCATTTCAACAAGGCGCACAAGGGCAGGCTCGCCAGAGCGCTGGCCACCACACGTGCCGAGCCCACCGACGCCGCGGCCGTCGCGACCGTGGCGCGGCGGGCGGGTATGCGGGTGGAACGCGACGGCGACGGCCTCATCGTCGTCGTCCCCGCCTGATCAGGAGCCGTCGCCCGACCAGACGCGGGCCGGCACCGACGGACCGCCCGGGCGCAGCGGTGCGGTGAGCACGACCGGCGTCTGGGCCATGAAACGCGGTGTGCTGCCGCGATGTTCATCGGCGGCGTGCACCGTGAACGGATGCACGACGTACATGTCGCCCGCCGATCCGGTGGCCGCCACCACCGGTCGCGCGGCGCTGACCCGGTCGACCAGTTCGCCCGCCGCGATGAAGTCCACCGGCACCTCGTCCAGAGCCGCCGCGACGTCGCGGTGTGAACCCCGGCGGATGCGGGTCGGCGCGTCGTCGGGACCGACGTCGGACAGCAGGGTCAGCAACAGCAGTGTGTGCGGGCGCCCACTGATCGCCCACCCGCCGTCGGGAAGGGGCGTGTTCATGTCGATGTGCCAGCCGCGGTCGTCCGCCGAGGGCCGGACGGGGAAACGGACCGGGATGTTGCCGAGCGCACCCCTCGGCTGCCAGCCGCCTGTCCCGCACAGGGCGTCGAGCACGCGAGCCAGTGGCGCGCTGCCGGTCAACTCGGCGAACGGACCGGAGCCGGTCATGTCCGACGTCCACACCACCGGCTCAGTCCACGACGACGGATCGTCCGGGGACACCCCGAGCCGGCGCCACAGTTGTGCCCGGGCCGCCTCGGCGGCGCCGCGCAGCTCCGGCTGGCTGATCTTCAGGTAGCCGTCCCGCTCGAAAGCCGCCACATCCACATCCACATCCACCACGCCGACAGGCTGCCGCACCGCGGTCCGGCCGCGAAAGCGATTTATCGCAGGGCGGTGCCGACCGCGTCGACCGTGGCGGGATCGACGATGCACGTGAAGTGGTTGCTGTCGACGTCGACGACGCGGATCGCGGGATTGGTCGAGCGCATCGCGGCCACGGCGTCCTCGGAGATCAGCACGGCGCCGTTGAGCGGTCTGATGGCGCGGATCACCACGGTGGGCATCGTCAGCGCCCGCCAGTGATCTGTCCAGTCGGTGGGCCAGCGCTGGAACAGATCCTCTTCCGCGGCGGCCCGCGACGTGGTCGGCCGCCACGTCCCGTCGGGCTGCTCGGCCAGTTCGTAGCGATGGTGGTCCTCCCAGAACGGTGTCCACCGGTCGACGACACCGGCGGAGCGCACGCCGTCGAGGTAGGCGGCAGGCGTCGGGACGGCGGCGTCCAGGCGGGCGAAACCGGCGCGCACCGGTGCCAGTGCGGCGGCCTGCGCGGGACCGATGTGGTCGATCAGCGCGACACTGCGCAACCGGGCGCCGTTGTCGCGGGCCACGCGCATCGCGATCAGCGCGCCGAGTGACCAGCCGACGAGGTCGACGGTCTCGGCGCCCAGCGCGTCGGCGACCGCGAGAACGTCGCTGGCGTGGCTGTCCAACCCGTAGGTGCCCGGCGGGGTGATCTCGCTGCGCCCGCGCCCGCGCAGGTCGAACGCCACCACGCGACGGTCCGGGCCGGCGAGCCGTTCGGCGAGGACGCAGAACGCCGTCAGGTTCGCCGAAATGCCGTGCACGCACAGCAGGATCGGCGCGTCGTCGGCGCCCCAGGAGCGCACGCGCACCCGGCCCGAGGGCAGCTGGAAGTCGGTGTCCACCGGCGGGACTCTACGCGAGCGCCGGTGACGGCTTCAGACGTTGAAGACGAGGCAGAACGTGTGCCCGGCCGGGTCGCGGTACACGCGGAAATCGTCCTCACCCGGCGCGTCGGTGACCCGCGTGGCGCCGAGGTCGAGCACCTTGCGTTCGGCCTCGTCGACGTCGTCGACCTGAATGTCGAGGTGGAACTGCTGGGAGCCGCTCGGGTCCGGGAACGTCGGGGGCCGGTGCTCCGGTGAGCGCTGGAACGCCAACCGGCGACCCGACGGCTCGGTGAGCACCACCCAGTCGTGCTCCTCGGGGCGGACCTCCCCGCCCAGCACGCCGGCGTAGAATTCGGCCAGCGCCAACGGATCTCGACAGTCGACCACGACGGAGCGCAGTGTTCCGATCATGACCGTCGGATTGCCGCCGCGAGGCCCGGCGAAACCGCCGCGGCAGTCACGCCTTGGCCAGTTGCTTCTCCCCGTAGAGCCGCGCCCACTCCTTCCGCGGCCGGATCGACACGTCGACGTCGGCGCCTGCGGCGCGCAGCGCGCGCACCGTCGCGTCCTCCTTCGCGGTGTGGGCGAAGGGATCCCAGCTGAAGAACCGGCAGGAGTTCTCCCAGGTGATCTTGTCGATGTCGGAATCGCTGGCGCCGGCCGCGTTCAATTCGGCGAGCACTTGTTCGGGGGCGTCGGGCCAGAAGCAGTCCGAGTGCGGATAGTCGCACTCCCACGCGATGATGTCGATGCCGATCTCGTGACGCAGTTTCAGCGAGGTCTTGTCGGTGACGTAGCAGGCCAGCGAGTGTTCGCGGAACACATCGGAGGGCAGCTTGTCGCCGAAGTCGCGCCGCAGCCACTTCTGGTTGGTGTAGTGGCGGTCGCTGCGGTCCAGGTAGAACGGGATCCAGCCGATGCCGCCCTCGGAGAACGCGAACTTCAGATCCGGATAGTTGCGCATCGCGGGGCCCCACAGCAGGTCCTGGGCGCACATCGCCGACACCTGGGTGGCCAGGATGATCAGGTTGTCGATCGGCGCGTTGGGCGCCATGCTGATCGCGCCGAAGCCGGTGCCGATGTGCAGGCACATCACCACGTTCTCCTCCGAGAGCGTCCGGAACACCGGGCCCCAATACTCCTCGTCGTGGTAGCTGGGCAGACCTTCGAGGTGCGGCAGCTCCGGCATGGTCACCGCACGGCACCCCTTCGCGGCGACCCGGCGGATCTCGGCGCACATCGCCTCGGGGTTCCACGTCGGCATGATCGCGATCGGGATGAACCGGCCCGGATAGGAGCCGGCCCATTCGTCGATGTGCCAGTCGTTGTAGGCCGAGACCATCACCAGCGTCGCTTCCTCGCGGTGCATGTTGAGGTGGCGTGCCGAGAAGCCGGTGAACGTCGGGAAGCACATCGAGGCCAGGATGCCGTTGCGGTTCATGTCGCGGACACGTTCGTGGACGTCGTAGACGCCGGGCCGCATCTCGGCGAATCCGGCGGGGTCGCGGCCCCACTCCTCGGCGGGCCAGGACACGACGGCGTTGAGGCCGCTGACGCCCTGCGGCCGCCCCTGGTACATCCACTGGTCGACGCCCTTGTCGTCGGTGACGACGATCGGCGCCTCGTCCCGGTACTTGGCGGGCACGTGCCGCAGGAACATGTCGGGCGGCTCCACCACGTGGTCGTCGATGCTCACCAGGATCAGGTCGTCGACGTTCATAGGCGCTCCTCGTCACAGCTCGAGTGGTCGGGGTCACACTGGACCTGTTCCAGTTGTACCGTGCATAGGTGTGACCGTCTCTGCGCTATCGGCCAAGGGTTTAGCCGAACCGGCCAACATGTCCGAGCGGGTGATCGACCTGCGCCGCGGTGGCCGCGCCCTGGCCGGCAGCTACCTGTACGAGGGTGACGGACTGATCACCGGGTGGCACTCCCACGACGTGCACCAGATCGAGTACGCGATCGGCGGCGTGGTCGAGGTGGAGACCGCGTCGGGGCACTACCTGGTGCCGCCGCAACAGGCGGCGTGGCTGCCGATGGGCCTCGAACACCAGGCCACGATGAACGCCGACGTCAGGACCGTCGCCGTGATGTTCGACAGCGCGCTGATCCCCGACGGCGGTGACCGCGCGCGCATCCTGGCGGTCTCGCCGCTGCTGCGGGAGATGATGATCTACGCGCTGCGCTGGCCGATCGAACGGGCACACAGCGATCCGGTGTCCGACGCGTTCTTCCAGACCCTGGGCAACCTGGTGATCGAGGCGCTCGACCATGAGGCGCCGCTGAGCCTGCCCAGCTCCGAGCACCCGATCGTGGCCGCGGCGATGACCTACACCAAAGAACACCTGCAGTCGGTGACCGCCGAAGAGGTCAGCCGCGCGGTATCGGTGTCCGAACGCACCCTGCGGCGGCTGTTCTCCGACGAGCTCGGCCTGTCCTGGCGGACCTACCTGTTGCACGCCCGCATGCTGCGGGCCATGGCGCTGCTCGCCGCACCCGGGCAGTCGGTGCAGGAGACCTCGACGGCGGTGGGTTTCGACAGCCTGAGCTCGTTCACCCGAGCGTTCACCCAGTTCTGCGGTGAGACGCCGTCGGCGTACCGGCGCAGGGCGGCGACCTCCATGGTCTGAGCGCCGGGCTCAGAACGCGAAGCCCAACTCCGCGGGCACCTCGCTGCCGAACGCCCGGTCCATGCGGGAGACGAGCGCGGCATCGTCGGTGCGCAGGCGGTGTGCCGCGGCCAGCGCCGTCGCCCGGTGACCGCCGAGGTAGAGCGCGCCCAGGGCGTCGAGATCCAGGCAGACGTCGGGTGCCGCCTGCGTCGGCGTGCACACCGCCCGCCCGTCGCGGATCTGCAGTGCGAACCGGCCACCGTCGTCGCGGAACCCGTCGCCGACCTCGAGCACGACCGTCAGATCCGCGCCGTAGGTGCGGGCCTGCAACGCCGCGGGGACATCCATCAGGCGCAGCCACAGATCGTCGGTGGCGGCGGTGGTGCGTACCAGCCGGGCGTCGGTGAGCAGATACGGCAACGGGTCGTCCGGATGCGTGGCGATCTCGATGCGCTCCATCAGGTCCATCCCGCACAGTGCCCGCCACAGCGCGATGTGCGCCGCGGGTGTGACGGCCGTCAGCTCCACCACGCGGATATGCCTCGGCCCCGAACCGTGCGTCCGGTACAGCACGTACCCGTCGGCATGCAGGAGGGCGAACAGCGCGCTGCCGCCCGCCCGGTCGTCGTCGCGGTCGGCCAGCAGGTCGTCCCACAGCGCCTTGGGCCGGACCAGTCCGCCCGGCGTATTCGCGCGCCAGCGGTCGTAGTGGGCGGCGAACTCGTCGAGGTGCTCGCCCGGCGTCACGATCCGCACGCCGCCGGGGTCGGGTGCGTCGGCGCGGAAGCGGGCCCACCGCCGGTCGACCGCCCACTCGAGCGACACCGTCGCCGGACCGTAGCCGAACCGTCCGTAGATACCGCCCTCGCTGGCCGTCAGCGCGGCGATCGGGTATTGCGCGGCGGCGATCCGGTCGTGCAGTTCGGTGAACATCATCCGCAGCAGACCGCGCCTGCGGTGTGTCGGTGCCACCGATACCCAGCTGATGCCCGCGACGGGCACGACCACGCCGCCGGGCACGGTGAGCTGCAGATCGAGGTAGAAGGACTGGCCCACCACGTCCGGTCCGTCGGTGACGACGAGTGCGGCGCCGTTGGGGATCATGGTCCGCCACGCCGCCATGGCGGCCGGGTCAACGAGCTGACCGAAATTGGTGGCGTCCAGGCGCCGCATGAGCGGCCAATCGCCCTCGGACACCGACCGCAGTTCCAGCCCCGAAGCGCTCACGGGCCCCGACCTTGCCACAGCGGCGTCGTGCCTCGCACCCGATTTATCCGCCACTGCCGGGTCGTATGCTGCGGAGGTGCCCGATCGCACCGCCGCCCTGCAGGCCGCCGTCCGGCACGCCGAGACCTACCTGAGCGGGCTGGACGAGCGACCGGTCGCGGCGCGCGCCACCGCCCCCGACCTCGTGGAACGGCTGGGCGGTCCGCTGCCCGAGCACGGTGTGGATCCGGTGCGGGTGATCGACGACCTCGCGGTCGGCGTCGATCCCGGCCTCGTCGCCAGCGCCGGGCCGCGGCATTTCGGTTTCGTGGTCGGCGGGGCCCTGCCCGCGGCGCTCGCCGCGGACTGGCTGGTGTCGGCGTGGGATCAGTGCGCGGCCTTCCATGCGTTGTCGCCGGCCGGCTCGGCGATCGAGGAGATCACGTCCCGGTGGGTGCTCGATCTGCTGGGGCTGCCCGCGGGCGCCAGCGTCGGCTTCGTCACCGGCGGCCAGGGCGCCAACACCACGTGTCTGGCCGCCGCACGCCACGCGGTCCTGGCCGGTGCCGGGTGGGACGTCGAACGCGACGGCCTCATCGGCGCTCCCCCGTTGCGGGTGCTGTGCGGCGAGCAGGCACACGCCACGATTCACACCGCGCTGCGCCTGCTCGGCCTCGGCTCAGGCACGGCGGTCTCGATCCCCGCCGACGCGCAGGGCCGGATGGATCCCGACGCGCTGCGCGACGCCCTGGCCACCGGAAGCGGTCCGGCGATCGTGTGCGCTCAGGCGGGGAACGTGGCCACCGGCGCGTTCGACGCGTTCGACCCGATCGCCGACGCGTGCGCGGCGCACGGGGCGTGGCTGCACGTCGACGGCGCGTTCGGACTGTGGGCGGCGGCCGCCCCGGCGACGCGGCATCTCACCCGTGGAGTGGACCGGGCCGATTCCTGGGCGGTCGATGCGCACAAGTGGCTGAACGTCCCCTACGACTGCGCGGCGGCGATCGTCGCGCATCCGGACGCGCACCGGGCCGCCATGAGCCTGGCCGGTCCGTATCTGGTGGCCGATCCCGGACAGCGCGACAACACCACCTACGTGCCGGAGAGCTCCCGCCGCGCCCGGGCGGTCCCGGTCTACGCCGCGATCCGCTCACTCGGCCGCGCCGGAGTGGCCGAGATGATCGAGCGCAACTGCGCCCAGGCCCGCCGGATGGCCGGCCACCTCGCCGCCATCCCGGGCGTCACGGTGCTCAACGACGTGGTGCTCAACCAGGTGCTCGTCGCGCTGCCCGGCGGCGACGACGCCAATCGCGCCGCGGTCGCCGCCGTCCAGCGCGACGCCACCTGCTGGCTCGGCGGCACCACCTGGCAGGGCGCGCACGTGCTGCGGATCAGCATCTCGAACTGGGCGACGACCGACGAGGACATCGACCGTTCGGCCGCGGCGATCACCGCCGCGGTGCGGCGTGACTAGCCGGGCCGCGGTGCGGCGTGACTAGCCGGGCCGCGGTGCGGCGTGACTAGCCGGGCCGCGGTGCGGCGTGACTAGCCGGGCCGCGGTGCGGCGCTAGATCGCGACCACGAAGTCGGTGGTGTAGAACTCCGCCGGCAACTGCGAATTGGGTTGCGGGCGTTCGATGGACAGCCACGTGCCGGTCGCACCCGGCATGACGGGGCTGGACAGCGTGATCACACCGGCGCCGACTCCGTCGGTGTGCAGTGCCCCGACCGCGGTGCCGGGCGCGCCAGGCCCGCAGCCGGCCGCCGACGTCCTCGGCACCTGGATCAGGCGCACCTCGTAGAACGTATTCGGTTTGGCCAGCGCCATCTGCACGTCGGCACTGACCTGGCCCGAACCCCTGCCGCGCACGGTCGCGGTGGCCCGCGCCATGCCGGCCGAGTCGTAGTACTGGCGGACGCTGTAGTCGCAGCGTCGCAGGGCACTGCTGAACGGCAGGAAGGTGCCGCCGGACTCGGCGGCGGCGACGGGGGCCGCCGCGACGCCGACTCCCACCGGCGTGAGAGGGGCGGCGACAAGCGCCGTTGCGGCGAGCAGCGCGGCGAATGGTGACGGGGCGGACATGGTGCTCCCTTCGGCCGTGGCGACCAGATCGCCGGCGGTGCTGACCGGCGTCATCCCAGCCAAGCACGGCACCGGCCGAAAAGGGCGCGTAAGCGCCGAATATCCTCACAGGGGAACCGGGCTCGGCGGGCCCACCACGAATCCGTCAGCGACATACCGTCTTCAAAGGAGTGGACTGCACCGATGGCGAATCAACAGCAAACGGACAAGCTGGCGGCGGGCAAGGGCTTCATCGCCGCGCTCGACCAGAGCGGTGGCTCGAC is a window from the Mycolicibacterium litorale genome containing:
- a CDS encoding amidohydrolase family protein; protein product: MNVDDLILVSIDDHVVEPPDMFLRHVPAKYRDEAPIVVTDDKGVDQWMYQGRPQGVSGLNAVVSWPAEEWGRDPAGFAEMRPGVYDVHERVRDMNRNGILASMCFPTFTGFSARHLNMHREEATLVMVSAYNDWHIDEWAGSYPGRFIPIAIMPTWNPEAMCAEIRRVAAKGCRAVTMPELPHLEGLPSYHDEEYWGPVFRTLSEENVVMCLHIGTGFGAISMAPNAPIDNLIILATQVSAMCAQDLLWGPAMRNYPDLKFAFSEGGIGWIPFYLDRSDRHYTNQKWLRRDFGDKLPSDVFREHSLACYVTDKTSLKLRHEIGIDIIAWECDYPHSDCFWPDAPEQVLAELNAAGASDSDIDKITWENSCRFFSWDPFAHTAKEDATVRALRAAGADVDVSIRPRKEWARLYGEKQLAKA
- a CDS encoding AraC family transcriptional regulator — translated: MTVSALSAKGLAEPANMSERVIDLRRGGRALAGSYLYEGDGLITGWHSHDVHQIEYAIGGVVEVETASGHYLVPPQQAAWLPMGLEHQATMNADVRTVAVMFDSALIPDGGDRARILAVSPLLREMMIYALRWPIERAHSDPVSDAFFQTLGNLVIEALDHEAPLSLPSSEHPIVAAAMTYTKEHLQSVTAEEVSRAVSVSERTLRRLFSDELGLSWRTYLLHARMLRAMALLAAPGQSVQETSTAVGFDSLSSFTRAFTQFCGETPSAYRRRAATSMV
- a CDS encoding enhanced intracellular survival protein Eis, whose product is MSASGLELRSVSEGDWPLMRRLDATNFGQLVDPAAMAAWRTMIPNGAALVVTDGPDVVGQSFYLDLQLTVPGGVVVPVAGISWVSVAPTHRRRGLLRMMFTELHDRIAAAQYPIAALTASEGGIYGRFGYGPATVSLEWAVDRRWARFRADAPDPGGVRIVTPGEHLDEFAAHYDRWRANTPGGLVRPKALWDDLLADRDDDRAGGSALFALLHADGYVLYRTHGSGPRHIRVVELTAVTPAAHIALWRALCGMDLMERIEIATHPDDPLPYLLTDARLVRTTAATDDLWLRLMDVPAALQARTYGADLTVVLEVGDGFRDDGGRFALQIRDGRAVCTPTQAAPDVCLDLDALGALYLGGHRATALAAAHRLRTDDAALVSRMDRAFGSEVPAELGFAF
- a CDS encoding pyridoxal phosphate-dependent decarboxylase family protein, encoding MPDRTAALQAAVRHAETYLSGLDERPVAARATAPDLVERLGGPLPEHGVDPVRVIDDLAVGVDPGLVASAGPRHFGFVVGGALPAALAADWLVSAWDQCAAFHALSPAGSAIEEITSRWVLDLLGLPAGASVGFVTGGQGANTTCLAAARHAVLAGAGWDVERDGLIGAPPLRVLCGEQAHATIHTALRLLGLGSGTAVSIPADAQGRMDPDALRDALATGSGPAIVCAQAGNVATGAFDAFDPIADACAAHGAWLHVDGAFGLWAAAAPATRHLTRGVDRADSWAVDAHKWLNVPYDCAAAIVAHPDAHRAAMSLAGPYLVADPGQRDNTTYVPESSRRARAVPVYAAIRSLGRAGVAEMIERNCAQARRMAGHLAAIPGVTVLNDVVLNQVLVALPGGDDANRAAVAAVQRDATCWLGGTTWQGAHVLRISISNWATTDEDIDRSAAAITAAVRRD